The DNA region ACTTTGAGTTGATCAAAGTGATATAGACAACGCAAAGTTCGCATTCCTAGGCCCTAGCTACGGCCGGACAAGTCCCAAGCCCCAATTGACCCCTTGACGTGAGGTTCTCAGAATACCAAAACACCCCAAGGACGTCAACGCAAAACACCCGGAAAAGAAAGAGACCGCGACATGGCGTAGCAAAGAAGCGAAGGGGGCGGGCGCCATCCATCCCGgctcgagagagagagagagagagagaaggcagaggagggagaagggggcgGCAAGGGATAGCGTCTCGCGGCGCGTGGTGGGATTGACGGCAAAGCGGAGCGGAAGCGAGCAGGGCGCAGGCAGAGCGAAGAGATGGGAGAAATTACGCGTCGCCCAGCACGCGCCCCCGACCCCCACCCGCGCGCTcctcccccctcccctccctcgctCGCTCGGCTGGCTCCTCACCCGCGTCATCCACCCCGCCCCCTTCCCGTCTTCCCCCCCTCCACCTCGTCACGCCGCACGGGCCCGGCCCAAATACCCTCGCCCTCGCCTCCCACCCCTCGCGCTCTCGCcacaaaccctaaccctagctccccaccggctcgccgccgccgccggtccgcCGTTGGCTCGCTCCGTCCGAGGTAAGGCGCACCGCCCCCGCCCATGCTCGGGTCCCGTCCTCCTAgggttttggtttggtttgcgctcgctGGCGCGGGTGGCTGGTCGCGCTTCACTGGTTCACTGCGCGTCGGGTCCTTGCGCTGCTTGATTTCTCCGAGTGTGGAGGGTTTTCGGGGAGCTCGAGGGGTTTTGGGGTTTGATTCTTCGCGGTGCGGTTCGAAGCTGCTCGTCGGTGTTCGCTTCCGATACCACTCCCTGCGTGGGGCACTGGTGCTTCATTTTTGAATTTCTGGGGTTTCTCTCGGTCTATGCTCTCGCTTTCATGGTCGGCGGTTTGCGTCTATATAGTATTTTGGTACCCCTTGCGCGGGACTGTGTTGCCTGCAGGTTCTCTGATTTGGTGATTCGGTTTGCTGATGCTTCTGTTTCGTGGTAGCGGCTTGTTTCCATGTCCCAGTAGTTGTAATGCTGTGTTCTTATACACGCAGGTCGCAAAGTTGGCTAGCGTAAAGGTGAGTTCAGCTGGAGTTCAGCGTGCGTGGCGATGGAGGGGCGGGGGAACCCTCCGCTTAGCACCACTGAAGCAGTGATAAAGAAGCCAAGGAGTGTTGCGTCAAGGAAGCCGAGGTCCACGGAGCAACTCGCCTCTGAGTACAATGGCATGTATGTGCCGTCTCGGAACATTTCCCATGATGATGCCGCCGGCATTGACGCCGGCGGGCATTGGAGGAAAGAGCTATACCTAAATAGCCCTGAGATGAAGAGCTCCATGGCTCATAAGAATGACGTATCCAGGAAGTTGAGGGAGGACAGATCTGGAGGAGACTATGATGGCCACAGTCGGAGCAGCAAATCAAAGGATGCTGCCAAGCGTGATAGTGGTGGTGTTCTTGCACTGGAGTGTACTGCGAGAAGCTCGGGATCCCCCCCGGATAACCCACAGTTGGTCCCGAGGGATGCAAGTGTGCCTGGTGAGAATAGGGTGAGAAAAGTAAAGCTCAAAGTTGGCGGGATTACTCGAACCATACATCCGAAAACCGTCCCAGAAGAGGGTGGTAGTGGCATTCCTGCCACGTCGGATGGCTCTTCTCATCGGCATAAGCACAAGGTTTGTTTTATGTGCTTACTGGAtaagagtgtgtgtgtgtgtgtgtgtgtgaaatTCTAATGTACTTTTGCATCATTAATTCTCACCTGATTTTTGCCCAATATTTCATTTACTTTACAATTCTGACTGAGTAGGCATCATTGTATATTCTTAGATAGTTTAGCACATCCCTTCACCCCTCAGTTAGTATTGGCATATTATTTTGGGAGAGAATTGGATACATACCAGAATGGCACCAAAACTTTCTAGGTTTTGATATATATGATACGATTTTGCTGGTCCGTTTTAATGCCATTAAAGTTTGCCAAACTTCTTCAATATACAGATACTTCCAGCTCCCTTTTCCTTCCGTTAACAACTGTATACAGCCTCCTTTTTCATAATCGACACCGTCCCATCGGTACAGCAACTCCTCATTCCTCTCGTGCACAGTAAGGCCTAGATCCTTCCTGACCCCTTTGGCAGCTTGTTCCATCTCTGGTCCTGTGCAATCCGCACACAGGGTTCTTGCTGGCCTTCTTCTAGGGGTCACTTGCAAGTCTACCGCGTCCCGTTTCCTGTTTGCCCCCACCATCAGGAGAGATGCCGCGGAGCTTGTTGAGCAGGGGTGCGAGAGGGGGCCGCGGAAGGAGccagagcaggggcggcggtagGAGAAAGGTGGGAAGTGAAACCCTGGCCTGGTTGAATCCGGTATTCCTTTCTGCATCTCCCCCCCACGGAGTAAAGATCGATTTCTGCCAACAATCTCTGGTGGATGATATCTTGAAGATCTGAAACTTTGTTGGTCAGATCTGGGCCATTTGGCCAATACAGCTATAATCATATAACTCAATCTTTTCATATGTTGGTTATCTTTTCTCAGTATATCTTTGCTGCTAGAGTCCGTGTGATTTTAGTTTCAGTTTCATGCTCTTGCCCATGGTTTTTTGCAATGTCGTGTTGGTTATTATGTATCCTGTTGACTTGGATGGTAATTGTGATTTGTGAGTTGGGATTCTTATTTTCTACCAGTAGTTGAAGATACATTGTCCTTAGTTATTTGACCTTTGTTCATTGCAGTAGTGTTCATTTGTTGCCCCTTTTTTAAAAATTAGGATTCTGGTGGGCACACAAGCAAAGATACTCATGGCAGTCGTGTTGAAGGAAAACATGGCAATAGGCATGACATTTCACCATCATCTGACCTTGTTCGCAAGAGCAAAAGGATTCCTAAGAAGAAAGCACTTGATGGAGATTCtgatgatgaagatggtgaATTACGCTATCTGGAAAAACTCAGGGGGGCTAAAGTTGCACCAGATCCTATGACCACTGGCCATGGAGCTTATGATGATTCTGCTGATGATGGTCTCAAGAAAAAGAAGTTGTCCAAGGTCTCTAAAAACAAGAGTATCCCATATGAAGTGGATGAGGACTTTACAATGTCACGTTTTGGCAAGGATGGCAGGAAGAAGTCACAATTAGGGGATGGCAATGAATTTATTGAAGAGGAGGAATCTGAGATTGATGAAAAGGTTGGGCCAAAGGAAGTTGATTCACCTTCAGATGTGAAGATTGAAACTCCTGGTCTTACAACAAGACAGCGAGCCCTTCAAGGAAGGGGTGGGCATGGAGAAAGTCTGATTGAATTTCCTGATGGATTACCAGCTGCTTCATCAAGAAGTAAATTCTTATTTTTATCTTTTGAGCTTTTTGTTGATATTTAACATTGCTGCCTCAGACATTGTGATAATGGCATCATTGATTATGGTACAGAGCAAAAGGAGAAGCTTTCAGAAGTGGAGATACAAGCCAAAAAAGCAGAAGCTGCACAGAGGCGTAAGATGCAAGTTGAGAAGGCAGAGAAGGAACAACAGGTTTACATCTGTTCTTATTTATAGTTTCATATGTTTTTTCTGTTCCATTGGGTGGTGCAATTTTACAAACTCAAATTGTACAGGCTGAAGCAATGAGGAAGATATTAGGTATTGATTCTgagaagaaaaaggaagagaagaagCTTAAGGAACGGGAGGAGAAGGTATGAATTCCTAGAGTATTTCAGTAGCTGCATTTGCCTATTTGCTGCAATGAATTCATCTTTTGCATTCTCTCTTGTCCAGGAAAAACAAGCAAGGTTAGAAGAATACAGGAAAAACTGCGTCCAGACTGTCATGGGCCCAACGGGAACTGTCATTACATTCCCTGAGAGTATGGGGCTTCCAAGCATATTCAACTCCAAGCCTGTCAGGTTATATACAATGCTATTACTTATCTCTCTGCATTCAATCATTTGAACTGCAGCATCTGCAGGTTGATAACTTTTTTGCATACTTACTGTTACTTACCTGATTGATTTCATTTCATCAGCTATCCACCTCCAAGGGAGAAGTGTGCAGGCCCAAATTGCACAAACCCCTACAAGTACCGGGACTCGAAGACAAGGCTTCCACTCTGCAGCCTGGCATGCTACAAGGCTGTCCAGGGACGTCCTGTCCAGGGGAGTGAAGCTGCCCAGGGAAGTGATGCGGCCCAGGGAAGTGTCGCTGACCAGGGAAGTGATGCGGCCCAGGGAGATATTGCTGCCCAGGAAAGTGCTGGGAAGCAAGCATGAAGAACCTAGTTACCTGACGTGATGCAACCATGACCGTCAGTAGGCTGGAGAAGTGTATGTCGACATGGCCAGCTCGCTGGTGTGTTGTTTTTGTGGTTTCCGTGGTAGTAGTTTAACAATCAACTTGACAAAGGATGGGGTGACTGCCGGTTTCCTTCTGCCCTTCGAGTTGGGCGTCGTATTGGTGGTGGTGGATCTAGTTGTTAACTTGTGGTTGGTGTATGATACTAGTcgagaaagaagaaaaaaaaagttgtACAGTATTCTTCTCGTGCTTGCGCGGCTCATTGGTTGCCCAGCTTTGGTCTTGAGCAGTGGCCGTTATGTTTTTTGACGCCTGTTGTGGTGGCTGACCTGGGCGCGGGGTTTCGCCAGGTTCAAATCGGTCGGTCGTAGACTTGTGATGTTTTTTTAATATAGACTTGTGATGCTGACTGTTGCAAGGCCGTGTGGTTTGTGTATGTGCTCCAGGTCTTTCTGTTGTTGAGGAACAACGGGTCGAATTCGGGAGCACCTGGTCAGGACCATGACACTGATGGTGTCCAGTCCTCGCCGGCTGGCTACCCCGCCGTTGCTGAGGCGAACCTGTTTATAGAGAGCATTGGCTGTTTCTGTTGACTCTTTTGAGGTGGGCCGCCTGTTATGACCTATTTTGTGATGGGCCGTAAGATTAATTGAGCCTGCAGGGCTAATAGAGAACAGCAGCCCATCTGCATGCTCTCAGTTGGGCTGAGCGGACCAAAAGGAAGCTTGTGTAGTGGGCTGTTTAGGCTGCTGCACGCGCTCAGACAATCTGACAGTGGCGGCCGAAAGAAGAAACAGTTCTGACGAGCGTACTCGATGGACGAACTGACAGCACGTCACGGTCGGCGGCCGCTGACCCACCCCGCCCTGTCCTCCAAAGCTGTCAACAACACTCAGCAGCGTGGACCAGCGAGTCCACTCCACTCCATTGTCTCCACAGCCACAGGCCGCAAGATTTTGGGGCGATCCGCCGGACCTGCCCGCGTGTTGACCTCCGAGAACTCTCGTCCGGCGCTCTGACTTTTTCCCaccgcgcgctgccgctgcaATCAACGCCATGACCCAAAGCGATGGCCGGACGCCGACGAcgctgctgctcctcctcctccatgcCCCCCCGTGAGCCCATGAGTGCACGCAGGGCCAGCGGCAACTTTTCCATCGATGTCCTGCGAAAGCCGTGGCACTTCGTTCGGCTGCTGAAAAGAATGGCATCTTTGCATCGACCTGCCTGCAAGCAGCAAGCAAGATCACCCGCTGCTCTGGGCTCCGGCGGCTCCCTTTCCCGTTGGTGCGAAAGCCTCATGGAGTACTACGTAGAGATTATTCCCTCTCTTTCCGTGGACAAGGAACGGTCACCATCTGACGGTCGCGCGGGGCACGAGGCGCGGGTTGGTGTTGGTGATCGTCTTTTTTTTTCCGGCCACATTTACCGCTGGATCCCCCGCGGGGCGAGTGCCCGGCCGTGACTGTGGCACGGCCGCACAGTACAGTCAGTACCTGTACCTCGCCCCCGGTCCTCT from Panicum hallii strain FIL2 chromosome 9, PHallii_v3.1, whole genome shotgun sequence includes:
- the LOC112875862 gene encoding uncharacterized protein LOC112875862; the encoded protein is MEGRGNPPLSTTEAVIKKPRSVASRKPRSTEQLASEYNGMYVPSRNISHDDAAGIDAGGHWRKELYLNSPEMKSSMAHKNDVSRKLREDRSGGDYDGHSRSSKSKDAAKRDSGGVLALECTARSSGSPPDNPQLVPRDASVPGENRVRKVKLKVGGITRTIHPKTVPEEGGSGIPATSDGSSHRHKHKDSGGHTSKDTHGSRVEGKHGNRHDISPSSDLVRKSKRIPKKKALDGDSDDEDGELRYLEKLRGAKVAPDPMTTGHGAYDDSADDGLKKKKLSKVSKNKSIPYEVDEDFTMSRFGKDGRKKSQLGDGNEFIEEEESEIDEKVGPKEVDSPSDVKIETPGLTTRQRALQGRGGHGESLIEFPDGLPAASSRKQKEKLSEVEIQAKKAEAAQRRKMQVEKAEKEQQAEAMRKILGIDSEKKKEEKKLKEREEKEKQARLEEYRKNCVQTVMGPTGTVITFPESMGLPSIFNSKPVSYPPPREKCAGPNCTNPYKYRDSKTRLPLCSLACYKAVQGRPVQGSEAAQGSDAAQGSVADQGSDAAQGDIAAQESAGKQA